One Fusobacterium varium genomic window, AAAGTTTCTGTTTATGATGAAAATGAACATAAAGGTATACTTAGAAATATCATGGTTAGAACTAACTCTAAAAACGAAGCTATGGTTGTATTAATTATAAATGCTCCTAAAGTTGAAAAGAGATTTAAAGATATATTAATGGAGTTAAAAAACAAAGTTAATGAGATAAAATCTATATATATATCTTTAAATACTAAAAAAACAAATGTCGCTTTAGGGGAAAAAAATATTTTTATTTGGGGTGAAAAAAATCTGACTGAAGAGATTGAAGGAATTAATTTTAATATCTCTCCTCTTTCTTTCTTCCAAATTAACTTACCTCAAACAAAAAAACTGTATAGAACAGCTATTGATTTCTTTGAAGATATTGAAAACAAATCTATAATTGATGCTTATTCTGGAACTGGAACTCTTGCTATGATTCTATCTAAAAAAGCTAAAAAAGTTTTTGCTATTGAGATAGTTCCATCAGCTACGAGAGATGGAATTAAAACTGCTGAAGAAAACAATATTAAAAATATTGAATTTATAAATGGGGCAGTTGAAGAGAAGATGCTTGAGCTTATCAATAGTGGAGAAAAAATAGATTCTATTATCTTTGATCCACCTAGAAAAGGGATTGATGAATTAAGCCTTTTAAAGACTTCTGAAGCAGGGATAAAAGAGATTATCTATATCTCTTGTAATCCATCTACATTTGCTAGAGATGCTGAAATTTTAAATAGACAGGGATATACTTTAGAAAAAGTTCAACCTGTTGATATGTTCCCTGGCACTTCTCATACTGAAGTAGTTGGACGTTTTATAAAAAAATAATGAATTTTAAAGCTGAATAATCTCAATTTTTTATTGAGTTATTCAGCTTTTTTATATTGAACTTTCGTAATAAAAAAAGGGTGTATAATTTTTGGTGTTGGTACTTAAATGTATTAACACCTTTTTTACTTTTTTTCAAAAAAAA contains:
- the rlmD gene encoding 23S rRNA (uracil(1939)-C(5))-methyltransferase RlmD, translated to MVKKDQVIELKIDKIVNGGEGLGYYNDFAIFVPMSVPQDRLKVKIISVKKTYARGLIEEIISPGAERVEDLSKVTFEDFQGCDFAMLQYGAQLKYKKLMVEDVIEKIGKLKDIPIFNVIGSEDPYHYRNKIIEPFRKLKGEIITGFFKKKSHEVFEVEENILNSKLGNKIIKELKTILNREKVSVYDENEHKGILRNIMVRTNSKNEAMVVLIINAPKVEKRFKDILMELKNKVNEIKSIYISLNTKKTNVALGEKNIFIWGEKNLTEEIEGINFNISPLSFFQINLPQTKKLYRTAIDFFEDIENKSIIDAYSGTGTLAMILSKKAKKVFAIEIVPSATRDGIKTAEENNIKNIEFINGAVEEKMLELINSGEKIDSIIFDPPRKGIDELSLLKTSEAGIKEIIYISCNPSTFARDAEILNRQGYTLEKVQPVDMFPGTSHTEVVGRFIKK